The Streptomyces sp. DH-12 genome has a window encoding:
- a CDS encoding EamA family transporter, producing the protein MTTPSAATPSTASGQSRGPAPAQAGAPGGRRGALGPVGLVLAGGISVQFGGALAVTLMPRAGALGVVTLRLLVAALVLMVVCRPRLRGHSRTDWGTVIAFGLAMAAMNGLFYQSVARIPLGPAVTLEVLGPLALSVLASRRAVNLVWAALALAGVFLLGGGGFSGLDPLGVAFALGAGAMWAAYIVFSARTGRRFPQADGLALAMAVAAVLFLPLGVLESGTKLLDPTTFALGAAVAVLSSVLPYTLELLALRRLPASTFAILMSLEPALAAAAGFLVLDQALAATEAAAIALVIAASMGAVRTQVGRGRNGKTAGGS; encoded by the coding sequence GTGACCACCCCCAGCGCCGCCACCCCGTCCACCGCATCCGGGCAGAGCCGCGGTCCCGCCCCCGCGCAGGCCGGCGCCCCGGGCGGCCGCCGGGGCGCCCTGGGACCGGTCGGGCTGGTGCTGGCCGGCGGCATCTCGGTGCAGTTCGGCGGGGCGCTCGCGGTGACGCTGATGCCGCGCGCCGGCGCGCTCGGGGTGGTCACCCTGCGGCTGCTGGTCGCGGCGCTGGTGCTGATGGTGGTGTGCCGGCCGCGGCTGCGCGGGCACTCGCGGACCGACTGGGGCACGGTGATCGCCTTCGGCCTCGCGATGGCGGCGATGAACGGCCTCTTCTACCAGTCCGTCGCCCGCATCCCGCTCGGCCCCGCGGTCACCCTGGAGGTCCTGGGGCCGCTCGCCCTCTCCGTGCTGGCCTCCCGGCGCGCGGTCAACCTCGTGTGGGCCGCGCTCGCCCTCGCCGGCGTGTTCCTCCTCGGCGGCGGAGGCTTCAGCGGCCTCGACCCGCTGGGCGTCGCCTTCGCGCTGGGCGCCGGGGCGATGTGGGCGGCGTACATCGTCTTCAGCGCGCGCACCGGGCGCCGCTTCCCGCAGGCGGACGGGCTGGCCCTCGCCATGGCGGTGGCGGCGGTGCTGTTCCTGCCGCTGGGCGTCCTGGAGTCCGGCACCAAGCTGCTCGACCCGACGACGTTCGCGCTGGGCGCGGCGGTCGCGGTGCTGTCGTCCGTCCTGCCCTACACCCTCGAACTCCTCGCGCTGCGACGGCTGCCCGCGTCGACGTTCGCGATCCTGATGAGCCTGGAACCGGCCCTCGCGGCCGCCGCCGGCTTCCTCGTCCTCGACCAGGCCCTCGCCGCGACGGAGGCCGCCGCCATCGCCCTGGTCATCGCGGCGAGCATGGGCGCGGTGCGCACGCAGGTGGGGCGGGGGAGGAACGGGAAGACCGCGGGCGGCTCCTGA
- a CDS encoding type II toxin-antitoxin system RelE/ParE family toxin: MIFSTGRSPPRDVLDRIETLAEEDPESHLRVTAALERLQEAGPALRRPTADATGRGRCRSTRESRPRGSGSAGIRMLFVLAPERRAVAVGSGLTPRA; encoded by the coding sequence ATGATTTTTTCGACGGGCAGATCGCCGCCGAGGGACGTGCTGGACCGGATCGAGACGCTCGCCGAGGAGGACCCCGAGAGCCACCTGCGCGTCACAGCCGCCCTGGAGCGGCTCCAGGAGGCGGGTCCGGCGCTGCGGCGTCCGACGGCCGACGCGACCGGGAGGGGCCGCTGCCGCAGCACGCGGGAGTCACGTCCACGCGGCAGTGGATCGGCCGGCATCAGGATGCTGTTCGTCCTCGCCCCCGAGCGACGGGCGGTGGCGGTGGGCTCCGGGCTCACGCCCCGGGCGTGA
- a CDS encoding NUDIX domain-containing protein, whose translation MRRLLVRVWRLLRPLQSRIMWLLHAKFVVGVTGVVRDDEGRVLLLRHRMWPPGRQWGLPSGFARKGEDFRATVVREVKEETGLDVEAGRLVMLNSGLRTRMEVAFEARLLGGELRLDPFEILEARWCEPDALPEGVQPVCYPLVRGETTP comes from the coding sequence GTGCGACGACTCCTGGTCCGTGTCTGGCGACTCCTGCGCCCGCTGCAGAGCCGCATCATGTGGCTGCTGCACGCCAAGTTCGTGGTCGGCGTGACGGGTGTGGTGCGCGACGACGAGGGGCGGGTGCTGCTGCTCCGGCACCGGATGTGGCCGCCCGGCCGCCAGTGGGGCCTGCCGAGCGGTTTCGCGCGCAAGGGCGAGGACTTCCGGGCGACCGTGGTGCGCGAGGTCAAGGAGGAGACCGGCCTCGACGTGGAGGCCGGCCGCCTGGTCATGCTGAACAGCGGCCTGCGCACCCGTATGGAGGTGGCCTTCGAGGCCCGCCTGCTCGGCGGCGAGCTGCGCCTGGACCCCTTCGAGATCCTCGAGGCCCGCTGGTGCGAACCGGACGCCCTCCCCGAGGGCGTCCAGCCGGTCTGCTACCCCCTCGTCCGGGGCGAGACGACGCCCTGA